In the Quercus lobata isolate SW786 chromosome 5, ValleyOak3.0 Primary Assembly, whole genome shotgun sequence genome, one interval contains:
- the LOC115988877 gene encoding uncharacterized protein LOC115988877, translating to MANIINNKLEFFMLYLLTLSYMLSDRFVDGRSIGATKLVKHKGTIKTIETEDGDIIDCVDFYQQPAFDHPLLKNHIIQMKPSSIPSDLKANPSEPDQLFQNWHKSGQCPEATIPIRRPQGNQRPRDLYHFKQRRARLNHSLDSASDGDDLSAHEYATAYLGGNFHGAHATINVWQPTVSNNGEMSIGQIWVVAGPDDKVNTMEAGWRVDYDQKSKLFVYWTSDGYQSTGCHNLECPGFVQTNKQVALGSPIGGVSSYNSKQTNIGITIYKNNGNWWLKVNDQPVGYWPSSLFTYLANSATELTWGGEIYNNKIGGVHTKTQMGSGHFPSEGYGKASYFRNIQSVDSNGIFRDVEAGELATDVTKPSCYNINVQSDNSGGSGTNFYFGGPGYSDKCPK from the exons ATGGCTAACATTATTAACAATAAACTAGAATTTTTTATGCTTTACTTGCTAACTTTGTCTTACATGTTAAGTGATAGATTTGTTGATGGAAGAAGTATTGGGGCTACGAAATTGGTTAAGCACAAAGGAACAATAAAAACCATTGAG ACAGAGGATGGTGACATAATTGACTGTGTCGATTTTTATCAACAACCTGCTTTTGATCATCCACTTCTAAAAAATCACATCATACAG ATGAAACCCAGTTCAATTCCAAGTGATCTAAAAGCGAATCCCTCAGAACCTGATCAGCTGTTTCAAAATTGGCATAAAAGTGGACAATGCCCTGAGGCAACAATCCCCATTAGACGACCACAAGGAAATCAACGCCCTCGTGATCTCTATCATTTCAAACAACGTCGAGCACGGCTTAATCATAGCTTGGATAGCGCTTCTGATGGTGATGACCTAAGTGCTCATGAG TATGCCACAGCTTATCTTGGTGGCAACTTTCATGGAGCACATGCAACAATTAACGTATGGCAACCTACTGTATCTAATAATGGAGAAATGAGTATTGGTCAAATATGGGTTGTAGCTGGTCCAGACGACAAAGTAAACACTATGGAAGCTGGATGGAGA GTTGATTATGACCAAAAATCAAAGCTCTTCGTATATTGGACT AGTGATGGCTACCAAAGCACGGGTTGCCACAATCTTGAATGTCCTGGTTTTGTTCAAACAAACAAGCAAGTTGCCCTTGGATCTCCTATAGGAGGTGTTTCCAGCTACAACTCGAAGCAAACCAACATAGGGATAACCATATACAAG AACAATGGAAATTGGTGGCTCAAAGTGAATGATCAGCCGGTAGGATACTGGCCTTCATCCCTCTTCACATATTTGGCGAACAGTGCAACCGAACTTACTTGGGGTGGAGAGatttacaacaacaaaataggGGGCGTCCACACAAAAACTCAAATGGGAAGTGGCCATTTTCCAAGTGAAGGCTATGGAAAAGCAAGCTATTTTCGAAATATTCAATCCGTGGATTCAAACGGCATTTTTAGAGATGTTGAGGCTGGGGAGCTGGCAACAGATGTAACGAAACCTTCCTGCTATAATATAAATGTACAAAGCGATAACAGTGGAGGCAGTGGAACCAATTTTTATTTCGGGGGTCCTGGCTATTCAGATAAATGTCCAAAGTAG